Proteins encoded together in one Apis cerana isolate GH-2021 linkage group LG4, AcerK_1.0, whole genome shotgun sequence window:
- the LOC108000886 gene encoding pre-mRNA-processing factor 17 — protein MLALKDYGSSDSESENENENRESEVNMIDSIFAKNLTASINMQICSAPEVIPTGTELCINQIDSTIKEVMHNPKYEELFAPDVGPENPFKTQQQRAVKNILSGYVEKAHISEFQFENQRRTFASYGYALDPTVDGSAEEGKTIIGAKDAAEESGGKTVFESTTLRASDKRKRHRNDDPADIEGFLGPWGGYVDEKRIIKPTEEEAAELEEILAKRNRRGKPAEEKPLEEKTVLHIKDSVDYQGRSFLHAPQDVGVNLRSESPPDRCFLPKAQIHTWEGHTKGISQIRWFPHTAHLLLSCSMDCRVKLWEVYKDRRCIRTYYGHRQAVRDISFDNDGKKFLSAGYDRYVKLWDTETGACISRFTSRKIPYCVKFNPDPDKQHLFVAGTSDKKIICWDIRSGEITQEYDRHLGAVNTITFVDENRRFVTTSDDKSLRVWEWDIPVDMKYIADPSMHSMPAVTPSPNQKWLACQSMDNKIVIFSALNRFKMNRKKTFTGHMVAGYACGLDFSPDMSYLVSGDADGKCYIWDWKTTKLYKKWKAHDGVCIDVLWHPHEPSRLATAGWDGKIKYWD, from the exons atgCTTGCGTTAAAAGATTACGGTAGTAGTGATAGCGaatctgaaaatgaaaatgaaaatagagaGAGTGAGGTTAACATGATTGATTCTATTTTCGCAAAAAATTTAACTGCATctataaatatgcaaatttgTTCTGCACCAGAAGTGATACCAacg GGAActgaattatgtataaatcaaATAGATTCAACTATAAAAGAAGTAATGCATAATCCCAAATATGAAGAACTTTTTGCTCCAGATGTTGGTCCAGAAAATCCTTTTAAAACACAACAACAACGTgctgtaaaaaatatactttctgGATATGTTGAGAAAGCTCATATAAgcgaatttcaatttgaaaatcaaaggAGAACATTTGCCAGTTatg gATATGCATTAGATCCAACTGTAGATGGTAGTGCAGAAGAAGGTAAAACTATTATTGGAGCAAAAGATGCTGCTGAAGAATCTGGTGGTAAAACTGTATTTGAAAGTACAACATTAAGGGCTTCTGATAAAAGAAAACGTCATAGAAATGATGATCCTGCAGATATTGAAGGATTCTTAGGTCCTTGGGGTGGATATGTAGatgaaaaacgaataattaagcCAACCGAAGAAGAAGCTGCAGAATTAGAGGAAATATTAGCAAAACGAAACAGGAGAGGCAAACCAGCAGAGGAAAAACCACTTGAGGAAAAAACAGTATTACATA TTAAAGACAGTGTGGATTATCAAGGTAGATCATTTTTACATGCTCCTCAAGATGTTGGAGTAAATTTACGATCAGAATCGCCACCTGATAGATGTTTTTTACCAAAAGCACAAATTCATACTTGGGAGGGACATACCAAAGGTATTTCACAAATCAGATGGTTCCCTCATACTGCGCATTTATTACTTTCTTGCAGTATGGATTGTAGAGTAaag ctATGGGAAGTTTATAAGGATAGGAGATGTATTCGAACCTATTACGGACATCGCCAAGCTGTAAGAGATATAAGTTTTGATaatgatggaaaaaaatttttgtctgcTGGATACGATcgttatgtaaaattatgggATACAGAAACGGGTGCTTGCATAAGTCGATTTACAAGTAGAAAAATTCCGTATTGCGTTAAATTTAATCCTGATCCAGACAAACAGCATTTATTTGTAGCAGGTACCAGcgacaaaaaaattatctgc tgGGATATTCGTTCTGGTGAAATAACACAAGAATATGACAGACATTTGGGAGCTGTGAATACGATAACATTTGTGGATGAAAATCGAAGATTTGTAACAACTTCAGATGATAAAAGTTTAAGAGTTTGGGAATGGGATATACCAGTCGACATGAAATACATAGCTGATCCTTCTATGCATTCTATGCCAGCAGTTACACCATCGCCAAATCAAAAATGGCTTGCATGTCAAAGtatggataataaaattgttatattttcggCCTTAAACAGATTTAAAATGAAtcgtaaaaaaacatttacggGTCATATGGTTGCTGGTTATGCATGTGGTTTGGATTTTTCTCCAGATATgag ttATCTTGTTTCGGGAGATGCAGATggtaaatgttatatttgggATTGgaaaacaacaaaattatataaaaaatggaaagcaCATGATGGTGTATGTATTGATGTATTATGGCATCCTCATGAACCTTCAAGACTAGCTACAGCTGGTTgggatggaaaaataaaatattgggattaa
- the LOC108000815 gene encoding activated RNA polymerase II transcriptional coactivator p15, translating to MPKSKEYVSTDDDSSDEGMKPKKKQKREIEDKEEKVSKKLKNESNKDESNKDTVWDLGNNRQISVRDFKGKLYVDIREMYYDKEANLKPGKKGICLNVTQWKKLLSVMDDVDKAVKSKS from the exons atgccGAAATCAAAAGAATATGTGTCTACGGATGATGACAGTAGTGATgag ggAATGAAACcaaagaaaaagcaaaaaagggaaatagaggataaagaagagaaagtatcaaaaaagttaaaaaatgaatctaaTAAAGATGAATCTAATAAAGATACTGTTTGGGATTTAGGAAATAATCGTCAAATTAGTGTAAGAGActttaaaggaaaattatatgtCGACATCAGAGAAATGTACTATGATAAAGAAGCAAATTTAAAACCTGGAAAAAaag gtatttgcttaaatgtaacgcaatggaaaaaattattatctgttATGGATGATGTGGACAAAGCTGTAAAATCTaaatcttga
- the LOC108000887 gene encoding transmembrane protein 181 isoform X1, translating to MDGPGLGYSYHLPSAGWNFRVRNVLAQFSDLFSEFNKYIAPAYHHDRCERSVQMRLYSMHKREFVMVFIAFFACFGLAVFIGLAGPPITSMSEQKAHVNNSEVATGPFIMKTPLLSTYSQQLWVIAKLLTSNNDDERYDKSFQISISIDGITDHKLIPVLSSETGHNRTRHLKCERQTCEELVVAHLGFLDYSYYIITVRFHGLESFHQRYNICDLTFYFKNYNPAFTEFEIWFRFIFLLTAFGVMCWFGHSLRKYPLHDWSIEQKWISILLPLLILYNNPLFPMTFLVNSWVPGMIDAILQTTFLCAILMFWLCVYHGLRQNERRLITFYLPKVLVVGLLWCSAFILATWLRCTELEDPTYNYVLDTSNYFGFKVFFFTVGGFYIAYLLLLILRAYSELRSMPYFDLRLRFLTLLAAVVSLVCGCVTARQFGAGIFEDSFASRLTTYYRSSAQFMALYGLLNFYLYTMAYVYAPAYQQVYGQHSSITKDNPTFSMINDSDEEVIYGPDEDSRRPLTQTSRIANNNN from the exons atggatGGACCTGGATTGGGATATTCATATCATCTTCCTTCTGCAGGATGGAATTTTCGAGTTAGAAATGTACTTGCACAATTCAGTGATCTCTTTAGTgaatttaataagtatattGCCCCTGCTTATCATCATGATCGATGTGAAAG atcAGTTCAAATGCGATTATATTCCATGCATAAAAGAGAATTTGTTATGGTATTCATTGCTTTTTTTGCATGTTTTGGATTAGCTGTATTTATTGGACTTGcag gtcCTCCTATTACTTCTATGAGTGAACAGAAAGCTCATGTAAATAATAGCGAAGTTGCTACTGGTCcttttattatgaaaacacCTTTATTATCTACATATAGTCAACAATTATGGgttattgcaaaattattaacatctaATAATGatg atgAAAGATATGAcaaaagttttcaaataaGCATCTCAATAGATGGTATTACTGATCATAAACTTATACCTGTTCTTTCTTCAGAAACTGGTCATAATAG aacCAGACACTTAAAGTGTGAAAGACAAACATGTGAAGAACTGGTAGTTGCTCATCTTGGATTTCTtgattatagttattatattattactgttCGTTTTCATGGACTTGAGAGCTTCCATCAACGTTATAACATATGCGATCTCACATTCTAC tttaaaaattataatccagCATTTACGGAGTTCGAGATTTGGTTTCGATTTATCTTTTTGTTAACTGCATTTGGAGTTATG tGTTGGTTTGGACATTCTTTACGAAAATATCCATTACATGATTGGTCAATAGAACAAAAATGGATTTCTATACTTCttcctttattaattttatataata atCCATTATTTCCAATGACATTTTTAGTCAATTCTTGGGTACCTGGTATGATAGATGCAATTTTACAGACTACATTTCTTTGTGCAATTCTCATGTTTTGGTTATGTGTTTATCATGGTTTAAGACAA aacgAAAGACGTCTTATCACATTCTATTTACCAAAAGTTTTGGTAGTGGGTTTATTATGGTGTTCTGCATTTATTTTAGCAACATGGTTGCGTTGCACAGAATTAGAAGATCctacttataattatgttcttgatacatcaaattatttt GGTTTCAAAGTATTTTTCTTCACAGTAGGAGGATTTTATATAGCATATCTTCTTCTCTTGATATTAAGAGCATACAGCGAATTAAGATCCATGCCATACTTTG ATCTTCGTTTACGTTTTTTGACACTACTTGCTGCTGTAGTTTCATTAGTTTGTGGTTGTGTAACAGCGCGACAATTTGGAGCTGGTATATTTGAAGATAGCTTTGCCTCTCGTCTCACAACGTATTATCGTTCATCCGCACAATTTATGGCTTTATATggtcttttgaatttttatctttatacgaTGGCTTATGTATATGCACCAGCATATCAACAAGTATATGGCCAAC attctTCTATAACTAAAGACAATCCTACGTTTTCTATGATTAACGATTCTGATGAAGAAGTTATATATGGACCAGATGAAGATAGTCGACGGCCTTTAACTCAAACATCTAGAattgcgaataataataattaa
- the LOC108000887 gene encoding transmembrane protein 181 isoform X2 — MDLDWDIHIIFLLQDGIFELEMYLHNSVISLVNLISILPLLIIMIDVKVQMRLYSMHKREFVMVFIAFFACFGLAVFIGLAGPPITSMSEQKAHVNNSEVATGPFIMKTPLLSTYSQQLWVIAKLLTSNNDDERYDKSFQISISIDGITDHKLIPVLSSETGHNRTRHLKCERQTCEELVVAHLGFLDYSYYIITVRFHGLESFHQRYNICDLTFYFKNYNPAFTEFEIWFRFIFLLTAFGVMCWFGHSLRKYPLHDWSIEQKWISILLPLLILYNNPLFPMTFLVNSWVPGMIDAILQTTFLCAILMFWLCVYHGLRQNERRLITFYLPKVLVVGLLWCSAFILATWLRCTELEDPTYNYVLDTSNYFGFKVFFFTVGGFYIAYLLLLILRAYSELRSMPYFDLRLRFLTLLAAVVSLVCGCVTARQFGAGIFEDSFASRLTTYYRSSAQFMALYGLLNFYLYTMAYVYAPAYQQVYGQHSSITKDNPTFSMINDSDEEVIYGPDEDSRRPLTQTSRIANNNN; from the exons atGGACCTGGATTGGGATATTCATATCATCTTCCTTCTGCAGGATGGAATTTTCGAGTTAGAAATGTACTTGCACAATTCAGTGATCTCTTTAGTgaatttaataagtatattGCCCCTGCTTATCATCATGATCGATGTGAAAG TTCAAATGCGATTATATTCCATGCATAAAAGAGAATTTGTTATGGTATTCATTGCTTTTTTTGCATGTTTTGGATTAGCTGTATTTATTGGACTTGcag gtcCTCCTATTACTTCTATGAGTGAACAGAAAGCTCATGTAAATAATAGCGAAGTTGCTACTGGTCcttttattatgaaaacacCTTTATTATCTACATATAGTCAACAATTATGGgttattgcaaaattattaacatctaATAATGatg atgAAAGATATGAcaaaagttttcaaataaGCATCTCAATAGATGGTATTACTGATCATAAACTTATACCTGTTCTTTCTTCAGAAACTGGTCATAATAG aacCAGACACTTAAAGTGTGAAAGACAAACATGTGAAGAACTGGTAGTTGCTCATCTTGGATTTCTtgattatagttattatattattactgttCGTTTTCATGGACTTGAGAGCTTCCATCAACGTTATAACATATGCGATCTCACATTCTAC tttaaaaattataatccagCATTTACGGAGTTCGAGATTTGGTTTCGATTTATCTTTTTGTTAACTGCATTTGGAGTTATG tGTTGGTTTGGACATTCTTTACGAAAATATCCATTACATGATTGGTCAATAGAACAAAAATGGATTTCTATACTTCttcctttattaattttatataata atCCATTATTTCCAATGACATTTTTAGTCAATTCTTGGGTACCTGGTATGATAGATGCAATTTTACAGACTACATTTCTTTGTGCAATTCTCATGTTTTGGTTATGTGTTTATCATGGTTTAAGACAA aacgAAAGACGTCTTATCACATTCTATTTACCAAAAGTTTTGGTAGTGGGTTTATTATGGTGTTCTGCATTTATTTTAGCAACATGGTTGCGTTGCACAGAATTAGAAGATCctacttataattatgttcttgatacatcaaattatttt GGTTTCAAAGTATTTTTCTTCACAGTAGGAGGATTTTATATAGCATATCTTCTTCTCTTGATATTAAGAGCATACAGCGAATTAAGATCCATGCCATACTTTG ATCTTCGTTTACGTTTTTTGACACTACTTGCTGCTGTAGTTTCATTAGTTTGTGGTTGTGTAACAGCGCGACAATTTGGAGCTGGTATATTTGAAGATAGCTTTGCCTCTCGTCTCACAACGTATTATCGTTCATCCGCACAATTTATGGCTTTATATggtcttttgaatttttatctttatacgaTGGCTTATGTATATGCACCAGCATATCAACAAGTATATGGCCAAC attctTCTATAACTAAAGACAATCCTACGTTTTCTATGATTAACGATTCTGATGAAGAAGTTATATATGGACCAGATGAAGATAGTCGACGGCCTTTAACTCAAACATCTAGAattgcgaataataataattaa
- the LOC108000888 gene encoding BRISC and BRCA1-A complex member 1-like codes for MSNTDNASCFVPDFKSYCDEDNTLMRNFSGMNLPEKILFVIDTAKEKNCTPFKLSTGASYTPLFMIKRTIENFIYIKSIIQHSHEYALMILNSHSSRWICDFTNNTNSIVNHLNLINDDFLEEDQKSYDLGQSFDEIQQKLLLLTKKYETTVPTFVIRVILVYSRSNSIPKFHIGKRSLDTLIKNPYFFIDVLYVHEPPCSENLCEEIYSEIATLDTTNFSYILEVGRNAAKLHDSMAKLLAHPLQRPPQKDVCYTICSPSASQETCNNV; via the coding sequence ATGAGTAATACTGATAACGCCTCGTGTTTTGTTCCTGATTTCAAGTCATATTGTGATGAAGATAATACATTGATGCGAAATTTTTCGGGAATGAATTTACCCGAGAagattttattcgtaattgatacggcaaaagagaaaaattgtacTCCCTTTAAACTTTCTACAGGAGCTAGCTATACTcctttatttatgataaaacgaactatagaaaattttatttatattaaatctatcaTTCAACATAGTCATGAATATGCATTAATGATTTTGAACTCTCACAGCTCTAGGTGGATATGTGATTTTACCAATAATACCAATAGTATTGTTAATCacttaaatcttattaatgaTGATTTTCTAGAAGAAGATCAAAAGTCATATGATCTTGGACAATCATTCGATGaaatacaacaaaaattacttctattaacaaagaaatatgaGACTACTGTTCCAACATTTGTTATCAGAGTAATTTTAGTGTATTCACGTTCTAATAGTATCCCAAAATTTCATATCGGTAAAAGATCTTTAGATACTCTTATAAAAAatccatattttttcatagatgtattatatgtacatgAGCCACCTTGTTCCGAAAATTTAtgcgaagaaatttattctgaAATAGCAACATTGGatacaacaaatttttcatatatattagaagTAGGAAGAAATGCAGCAAAATTACACGATAGTATGGCTAAATTATTGGCACATCCTTTACAAAGGCCACCACAAAAAGATGTATGTTATACAATTTGTTCGCCTTCTGCTTCTCAAGAAACATGTAATAATGTTTAG
- the LOC108001943 gene encoding uncharacterized protein LOC108001943, producing MMRRKMNLYLLEFFLLLHSCLSETVITVHNDFEIGSIDPETADELDWTKHPCRRNCLDEAPPMQCHYIFRLEAYHTMSKACYDCPFNITDCFRKHCIPADGIERSILVVNRQMPGPAIEVCQGDRITVDVINLLHSESTTMHWHGQHHVKTPYMDGVPYVSQCPILPGSTFRYDFIATEAGTHFWHSHSGFQRGDGVFGPLIVRTPPKVNWHKDLYDIDEHIIQISDWTHKLGIDKFLNHHYAGGDNKPPNILINGLGRFTINRNGNNISAIMPTAIFTVKQNTTYRFRLINAEFLNCPIEISIDNHTMRVISSDGRDIEAVEAESLVSYAGERFDFVVETNQNIDNFWIRFRGLMDCDERFTKAYQVAILRYEGASNKDPNGLVGYKYKSNYSTGGQRINALNEGTETNNSISIPLLKAMDKNDKSNTVHPDYQFYVSYDFYKKDNPHFHRGKLYGFNQVKNTKQVLTPQLNHISMKLPPMPLLSQRDFIDSDQFCNSSTVQGCVQDYCACTHVLRVNLDSVVEIILVDEGFAYDANHPFHLHGYQFRVIAMERIGENVTVDKVKALDKKGAIRRNLDHAPLKDTVTVPDGGYTVVRFYANNPGYWLFHCHIEFHAEVGMSLIFKVGEHKDMLPVPRNFPLCGNWQPQDIQLKSSSLNILSNTEKKSIIETSNVTIDEITENSIKRFIKVLPEVLRTLQISSAISVIPYSLLSFYSFIAIIYTFT from the exons ATGATGCGTCGGAAGATGAATTTGTATTTGTTAGAATTCTTTTTGCTGCTTCACAGTTGTCTGTCAG AAACCGTTATAACTGTGCACAATGACTTTGAAATTGGAAGTATCGATCCAGAAACAGCTGATGAATTGGACTGGACGAAACATCCTTGTAGACGTAATTGCTTAGATGAAGCACCGCCTATGCAATGTCATTATATCTTTAGGTTAGAAGCTTATCACACAATGAGCAAAGCGTGTTACGATTGTCCATTCAACATTACGGATTGTTTTCGTAAACATTGTATTCCAGCAGATGGTatcgaacgatcgattttAGTCGTTAATCGTCAAATGCCTGGACCAGCTATtgag GTGTGTCAAGGTGACAGGATAACGGtagatgtaataaatttattgcacTCTGAGAGCACGACGATGCATTGGCATGGTCAACATCATGTTAAAACTCCTTATATGGACGGTGTACCTTACGTATCTCAATGCCCAATTTTGCCAGGTTCAACTTTCCGTTATGATTTCATTGCCACGGAGGCGGGCACACATTTTTGGCATTCTCATTCAG GCTTTCAACGGGGTGATGGAGTGTTCGGTCCGTTAATCGTACGCACACCTCCAAAAGTGAATTGGCACAAAGATTTGTACGACATCGATGAACATATTATTCAGATCTCGGATTGGACTCATAAATTAGGAATCGATAAATTCTTGAATCACCATTACGCAGGCGGAGATAATAAACCGcctaatatattgattaatggTTTAGGTCGTTTCACAATTAATCGAAACGGAAACAATATATCCGCTATAATGCCGACCGCGATCTTTACGGTTAAACAG aataccACATATAGATTTAGACTCATTAACGCTGAATTTCTCAATTGTCCGatagaaatatcgatcgataatcatACTATGCGTGTAATTAGTTCGGACGGACGTGATATCGAAGCTGTCGAAG cgGAATCATTGGTAAGTTACGCTGGCGAAAGATTCGATTTCGTTGTTGAGACGAATCAAAATATAGATAACTTTTGGATACGATTCCGGGGATTAATGGATTGTGACGAAAGATTTACTAAAGCATATCAAGTTGCTATACTACGATATGAAGGCGCGAGCAACAAAGATCCAAATGGATTAGTtggatacaaatataaatccaACTATTCGACAGGTGGTCAG cGTATAAACGCTTTAAACGAGGGTACGGAAACCAATAATAGTATCAGCATACCTTTATTAAAAGCCATGgacaaaaatgataaatcaaaTACCGTGCATCCTGATTACCAATTTTATGTATCCTatgatttttacaagaaagaTAATCCACATTTCCATCGCGGAAAGCTTTATGGATTTAATCAAG taaAGAATACAAAACAAGTACTTACTCCCCAGTTAAATcatatttcgatgaaattacCACCGATGCCTTTGTTATCTCAAAGGGATTTCATCGATTCGgatcaattttgtaattcaagTACCGTACAAGGTTGTGTCCAAGATTATTGCGCTTGCACTCATGTGCTTCGAGTAAATCTTGATAGCGTagtggaaataattttagtgGATGAAG GTTTCGCTTACGATGCGAATCACCCGTTTCACCTTCATGGTTATCAATTTCGCGTGATCGCAATGGAAAGAATCGGTGAAAATGTCACTGTTGACAAAGTAAAAGCGTTGGATAAAAAAGGGGCGATACGACGAAATCTTGACCATGCTCCGTTAAAAGACACGGTAACGGTACCGGACGGTGGTTATACCGTTGTACGATTTTATGCCAATAATCCag GCTACTGGTTGTTTCACTGTCACATTGAATTTCATGCAGAAGTTGGAATGTCGTTAATCTTTAAAGTTGGCGAACATAAAGATATGTTACCGGTACCACGTAATTTTCCTTTGTGCGGTAATTGGCAACCTCAAGATATACAACTTAAATCAAGTTCTTTGAACATTTTATCAAACACTgagaaaaaatctataatagaaACTTCAAATGTTACAATAGATGAAATTActgaaaatagtataaaacgATTCATAAAAGTGTTGCCAGAAGTATTGAGAACATTGCAAATATCTTCGGCTATTTCAGTTATTCCGTAttctttactttctttttattcttttatagcTATAATCTATACATTtacatag